One window of the Thermofilum sp. genome contains the following:
- a CDS encoding energy-coupling factor transporter ATPase, with the protein MPAVEVRGLKWRYRGSKDYVLRGVDFKVEKGSFTAITGPSGAGKTTLVLALTGVIPQRLPGSFEGEVKVLGMSTAERDVAEIARKVGVVFEDPEIQFVMSSVEDELLLSLQTLDLDPEEARERVLWALDLVGLGKDFLSRQPHQLSGGEKQRVAIAAAVAREPELLILDEPTSDLDPAGKEEVVQALESVRVSLDATVVMVEHEPELIEKFADWLLVLDEGRVAMEGTPREVYSRLEEAKKHAAYPPEHYELAAAAGLKPPAKRELYELVSLGFSLDGVCAFHEPRGGGETVAEARSVRFSYPGGTEALKGVSLKLRRGELVALMGPNGSGKTTLAKVFAGLLKPSSGEVIVQGKPVSSYSRLELSSLVGYVYQNPQHQLFCQSVFEEVAFGLKLRGVKGRELERRVSEALSLFGLEELRDEHPFFLSKGEKRRLALASVYVLEPVLLIVDEPTTGQDRRFSDQLLNALRGLAESGRSVLVITHSVEHALRFADRLVVMSGGRVVADGAPAEVLADDAVVGEARLRRPLRVELCKRIAKRAA; encoded by the coding sequence ATGCCGGCTGTAGAGGTTCGCGGTCTGAAGTGGAGGTACCGCGGGTCGAAGGACTACGTTCTCAGAGGCGTCGACTTCAAGGTCGAGAAGGGGAGCTTCACCGCGATCACCGGCCCGAGCGGCGCGGGAAAAACCACGCTTGTGCTTGCGTTGACAGGCGTCATCCCTCAGCGCTTACCCGGCAGCTTCGAGGGAGAGGTTAAGGTCCTCGGGATGTCCACCGCCGAGAGAGACGTGGCCGAGATAGCTAGAAAAGTTGGCGTCGTCTTCGAAGACCCTGAGATCCAGTTCGTGATGAGCAGCGTAGAGGACGAGCTCCTCCTCTCCCTCCAGACCCTCGACCTGGACCCCGAGGAGGCCAGGGAGAGAGTGCTCTGGGCCCTAGACCTCGTGGGGCTCGGAAAAGATTTCCTCAGCAGGCAGCCCCACCAGCTGTCTGGCGGCGAGAAGCAGAGAGTCGCTATCGCCGCGGCTGTAGCCAGGGAGCCGGAGCTCCTCATCCTCGACGAGCCCACCTCGGACCTGGACCCGGCGGGCAAGGAGGAGGTCGTGCAGGCTCTTGAGAGCGTGAGGGTGAGCCTGGACGCGACCGTGGTGATGGTGGAGCACGAGCCGGAGCTGATCGAGAAGTTCGCGGACTGGCTCCTCGTCCTCGATGAGGGGAGGGTCGCGATGGAGGGGACGCCGAGGGAAGTCTACTCTCGCTTAGAAGAGGCGAAGAAGCACGCAGCCTACCCTCCGGAGCACTACGAGCTCGCGGCTGCAGCAGGCCTCAAGCCACCCGCGAAGCGGGAGCTGTACGAGCTCGTCTCGCTCGGTTTCAGCCTTGACGGGGTCTGCGCGTTCCACGAGCCTAGGGGCGGCGGTGAAACCGTAGCGGAAGCGAGGAGCGTGCGCTTCTCGTACCCCGGCGGCACGGAAGCCCTGAAAGGGGTCAGCCTGAAGCTGAGGAGAGGCGAGCTAGTGGCCCTCATGGGGCCTAACGGCAGCGGGAAAACAACTCTCGCCAAGGTGTTCGCAGGCCTCCTTAAGCCCTCCTCGGGCGAGGTGATCGTCCAGGGTAAGCCCGTGAGTAGCTACTCCAGGCTTGAGCTCTCCTCGCTCGTCGGCTACGTGTACCAGAACCCCCAGCACCAGCTTTTCTGCCAGAGCGTGTTCGAGGAAGTCGCATTCGGGCTGAAGCTCAGGGGCGTGAAAGGCAGGGAGCTCGAGCGGAGAGTCTCCGAGGCGCTGAGCCTCTTCGGGCTCGAGGAGCTGCGGGACGAGCACCCCTTCTTCCTGAGCAAGGGCGAGAAGAGGAGGCTCGCGCTCGCGAGCGTCTACGTGCTCGAGCCCGTGCTCCTCATCGTCGACGAGCCGACGACCGGACAGGACCGCCGCTTCAGCGACCAGCTTCTGAATGCTCTCAGGGGCCTCGCAGAGTCGGGGAGAAGCGTCCTCGTCATCACCCACAGCGTGGAGCACGCGCTTAGGTTCGCGGACAGGCTCGTCGTGATGTCAGGGGGCAGGGTGGTTGCCGACGGCGCTCCAGCCGAGGTGCTAGCTGACGACGCGGTGGTCGGCGAGGCGAGGCTTCGGCGCCCGCTGAGAGTAGAGCTCTGCAAGAGGATTGCGAAGCGCGCGGCATGA
- a CDS encoding KaiC domain-containing protein yields MSVERLSTGIEGLDKLLAGGVPPGFFVALVGMPGTGKTIACIHFVWAGLKRGESAIYVTTEESRESIIRQAAQFKMDFERAMEEKKLVIIDALMRGAGDEWSLKDVTVEEMLNKVIEAKKQLGYSCRRLVIDSMSAFWLRAPVRAREESYVVKRILSKWNLTIYATSQYAITTGSAFGWGIEHVADGIIHFMRRLVNGVLVRYLIVEKMRQTPHDLRAWEIQITDGVGLTLVRPLARRAEDEALPEHVSKRIKRYAEG; encoded by the coding sequence GTGAGCGTGGAGAGGCTCTCCACGGGTATCGAGGGGCTTGACAAGCTGCTAGCGGGGGGTGTGCCGCCGGGCTTCTTCGTAGCTCTAGTCGGCATGCCGGGGACCGGGAAGACTATCGCGTGCATCCACTTCGTGTGGGCTGGCTTGAAGAGAGGGGAGTCCGCGATATACGTGACAACGGAGGAGAGCAGGGAGAGTATCATCAGGCAAGCAGCCCAGTTTAAGATGGACTTCGAGAGAGCCATGGAGGAGAAGAAGCTCGTGATCATCGACGCCCTCATGCGCGGCGCGGGCGACGAGTGGAGCCTCAAGGACGTGACTGTGGAGGAGATGCTGAACAAGGTGATAGAGGCGAAGAAGCAGCTCGGCTACAGCTGCAGAAGGCTGGTAATCGACTCGATGAGCGCTTTCTGGCTGCGGGCTCCCGTGAGGGCGAGGGAGGAGAGCTACGTGGTGAAGAGGATTCTGAGCAAGTGGAACCTAACCATCTACGCTACTTCCCAGTACGCGATCACCACGGGAAGCGCGTTCGGCTGGGGAATCGAGCACGTTGCCGACGGCATCATCCACTTCATGAGAAGGCTCGTGAACGGCGTCCTCGTCAGGTACCTTATCGTGGAGAAGATGAGGCAGACCCCCCACGACTTGAGAGCCTGGGAGATACAGATAACCGACGGCGTGGGCCTGACTCTCGTTAGGCCGCTCGCGCGAAGAGCCGAGGACGAGGCGCTCCCAGAGCACGTGTCGAAGCGCATCAAAAGGTACGCAGAAGGGTAG
- a CDS encoding ABC transporter ATP-binding protein: MPAILVKNLSFTYEGKSEPALQEVNLSVEPGEVVLLAGRSGSGKSTLLKCINGLIPLRYAGRYAGEVWVNGILVPESRLSVISKHVGTIMQEVSKQLVLPNVLDDVAFGLCNQCIPPEEAKAGAERALARMRVLHLADRDVNELSGGEKQRVAIAGVLAMNPPIILMDEPMANLDSEGVNLVQQLIREFKSEGRTVIIAEHRVEEALEAGVDRILVMERGRIVKEARDPAELADFAGKLKLPAWVAKTARAGQRQRSSTSERVAIEFRGVHFSYDGKPVLKGVDVALREGERVALLGNNGAGKSTMAKLMLGILKPTRGEVLVYGVDTRDREVFDLAPIVGLVFQDPFSMLFARTVREEISFGPKNVGVPAQQLPGRVQEAAEHCKVSHLLDYSPFASSHGEKKRICVASILAMHPKVLILDEPTAGQDYESYTSFMEFVNELYFSGIVRTLVIITHDTDLAIEYTDRTIVLSNGKVIADGPTAEVLTNREVLERGRIRETSLVRFWRESLEGSRPRAQRS, translated from the coding sequence TTGCCCGCGATCCTCGTGAAGAACCTCTCGTTCACCTACGAGGGTAAGAGCGAGCCCGCGCTCCAGGAGGTGAACCTCTCCGTAGAGCCCGGCGAAGTGGTCCTGCTGGCGGGGAGGAGCGGCAGCGGTAAGTCGACGCTGCTCAAGTGCATTAACGGCTTAATTCCGCTCAGGTACGCAGGCAGGTACGCGGGGGAGGTTTGGGTCAACGGGATCCTAGTGCCTGAGAGCAGGCTCTCAGTTATCTCGAAGCACGTGGGTACGATAATGCAGGAGGTGAGCAAGCAGCTTGTGCTGCCGAACGTCCTGGACGATGTGGCTTTCGGCCTCTGCAACCAGTGCATTCCACCCGAGGAAGCCAAGGCGGGCGCGGAGAGAGCTCTCGCCAGGATGAGGGTGCTTCACCTCGCGGATAGAGACGTGAACGAGCTCAGCGGTGGCGAGAAGCAGAGGGTTGCTATCGCGGGTGTCCTGGCGATGAACCCGCCGATCATCCTCATGGACGAGCCGATGGCTAACCTGGACAGCGAAGGTGTTAACCTTGTTCAGCAGCTCATTAGGGAGTTCAAGAGCGAGGGCCGCACGGTGATCATAGCAGAGCACAGAGTGGAGGAAGCTTTGGAGGCTGGGGTAGACCGAATACTCGTGATGGAGCGCGGGAGGATAGTCAAGGAGGCGCGCGACCCTGCTGAGCTCGCAGATTTCGCCGGGAAACTCAAGCTGCCGGCATGGGTCGCGAAGACCGCGAGAGCGGGGCAGAGGCAGCGTAGCAGCACCAGCGAGCGAGTAGCTATCGAGTTCAGGGGTGTTCACTTCAGCTACGACGGCAAGCCGGTGCTGAAGGGTGTTGATGTGGCTCTGCGAGAGGGGGAGCGGGTGGCGCTGCTGGGGAACAACGGCGCGGGTAAGAGCACGATGGCTAAGCTAATGCTGGGGATTCTGAAGCCTACGAGAGGCGAGGTGCTCGTGTACGGGGTGGACACTAGGGATAGGGAAGTGTTCGATTTGGCCCCCATCGTAGGCTTAGTTTTCCAGGATCCTTTCAGCATGCTCTTCGCCAGGACTGTGAGGGAAGAGATCTCGTTCGGCCCTAAGAACGTTGGCGTGCCAGCGCAGCAGCTTCCCGGCAGGGTTCAGGAGGCAGCAGAGCACTGCAAAGTGAGCCACCTGCTCGACTACTCTCCTTTCGCGTCTAGCCACGGGGAGAAGAAGAGGATCTGCGTCGCATCGATTCTAGCGATGCACCCGAAGGTACTGATTCTGGACGAGCCGACCGCAGGCCAAGACTACGAGAGCTACACGTCGTTCATGGAGTTCGTCAACGAGCTGTACTTTAGCGGTATCGTCAGAACGCTAGTCATCATCACGCACGACACGGACTTGGCGATCGAGTACACTGACCGGACTATCGTGCTCTCGAACGGCAAGGTCATCGCGGACGGGCCCACCGCAGAGGTGCTAACAAACCGAGAAGTGCTCGAGCGGGGGAGGATACGGGAAACTAGCCTGGTGAGGTTTTGGAGGGAATCGCTGGAAGGTTCACGTCCTCGAGCACAGCGGAGCTAG
- a CDS encoding transaldolase family protein: protein MRFTIPAALAKVKPGELQYPPPASDHASLAILAALKGYPELGADNLLNPAVSRSYSTIVGQVCRQAHLEFLKASELESGERLARRVWLYSLLIEVAMNTVGLEADWARVPEAEREKAFAALLEELTALEREELSEAGRLEAAEAAVALKLEDMRKVMSSNPKVKSMLSWIAERVEQRLDEQHPASSFVREMAKEIWANAYYRMSKLGLCRFGNDYALGLRWLRHLGFVQVSTNPVLAAEAYKDDPSLWDKFRDYLRRNPALLEKVDSDPDALAMAATLIALWPNMEVFRPVAYLLDFQDGMISYQLNPNVADSVEGSLRDALRIYSLSEEYFRKYDQYMLWGWPAHMERGRPNIVFKVAGSSEASIEITRRLESLGIGTNNTVTFSVSQEVQLILAKIEGRVEAVKRGVRLTKVYETNMGGRLEAHLREAKAAELIRTALKQLGGSAEPELAQLAAKLGVPGAEPGKAWKAPTGWGYDIEARTLEEKVELVASQAYLKSLLNNHLAEFLAKAGVCGASVEEVTKCLEALENAISLSGTLVAQRVWWIFFSPENYSKWVSYIVRKYGVTPEQAEEVLSGIDVLPASKRKPADTYLTLARRNMTNTEFPNHQLNVHREYAEGRVRLEDFADAVSREHSRDAVDLLSTIEDFRKAYELTPELAAILKEAGVSGVEAMGTGGLRPSEWASFGPRVKTMRGFTNAYNAFREACVKVALELRAALAKS, encoded by the coding sequence ATGCGGTTTACTATTCCCGCCGCTCTAGCTAAAGTGAAACCCGGCGAGCTCCAGTACCCGCCCCCAGCAAGCGACCACGCCTCACTCGCTATTCTCGCCGCGCTGAAAGGCTACCCTGAGCTCGGTGCCGACAACCTCCTGAACCCTGCGGTTTCGCGCAGCTACTCCACTATCGTCGGGCAAGTCTGCAGGCAGGCGCACCTCGAGTTTCTGAAGGCCTCGGAGCTGGAGAGCGGCGAGCGGCTCGCCAGGAGAGTCTGGCTCTACAGCCTCCTCATCGAGGTCGCTATGAATACTGTAGGCCTCGAGGCGGACTGGGCGCGAGTGCCGGAGGCAGAAAGGGAGAAAGCCTTTGCAGCGCTGCTGGAAGAGCTCACAGCTCTCGAGCGCGAGGAGCTCTCCGAGGCGGGTAGGCTTGAGGCGGCTGAGGCCGCGGTGGCGCTGAAGCTGGAGGATATGCGGAAGGTGATGTCGAGCAACCCGAAGGTTAAGAGCATGCTCTCCTGGATTGCCGAGAGGGTGGAGCAGAGGCTGGACGAGCAGCACCCGGCTTCGAGCTTCGTGAGGGAGATGGCGAAGGAAATCTGGGCGAACGCGTACTACCGGATGTCCAAGCTGGGGCTCTGCAGGTTCGGCAACGACTACGCGCTGGGTCTCCGCTGGCTGCGGCACCTCGGCTTCGTCCAGGTCTCCACCAACCCCGTCCTGGCGGCCGAGGCCTACAAGGACGACCCCTCGCTCTGGGATAAGTTCCGCGACTACCTGCGCAGGAACCCTGCGCTCCTCGAGAAGGTGGACTCCGACCCGGATGCTCTCGCCATGGCAGCCACCCTGATAGCTCTGTGGCCCAACATGGAGGTTTTCCGGCCCGTCGCCTACCTCCTCGACTTCCAGGACGGGATGATCAGCTACCAGCTCAACCCCAACGTAGCTGACAGCGTCGAGGGGAGCCTGAGGGACGCGCTCCGCATCTACTCGCTGAGCGAGGAGTACTTCAGGAAGTACGACCAGTACATGCTCTGGGGCTGGCCGGCGCACATGGAGAGAGGCCGCCCCAACATTGTCTTCAAGGTGGCGGGCAGCAGCGAGGCATCGATCGAGATCACGAGGCGCCTCGAGAGCCTAGGCATAGGCACGAACAACACAGTCACCTTCTCCGTCTCCCAGGAGGTCCAGCTCATCCTCGCGAAGATCGAGGGGCGGGTCGAGGCAGTGAAGAGGGGTGTGAGGCTCACCAAGGTCTACGAGACTAACATGGGTGGCAGGCTTGAAGCCCACCTCCGCGAAGCGAAAGCAGCGGAGCTCATCAGGACAGCCCTCAAGCAGCTCGGAGGCAGCGCGGAGCCAGAGCTCGCGCAGCTCGCCGCGAAGCTAGGGGTTCCCGGCGCCGAGCCGGGGAAAGCCTGGAAAGCGCCCACCGGCTGGGGCTACGACATTGAGGCCAGGACTTTGGAGGAGAAAGTGGAGCTCGTCGCGAGCCAAGCTTACTTGAAGTCACTCTTGAACAACCACCTCGCCGAGTTCCTCGCGAAAGCGGGCGTCTGCGGCGCTAGCGTAGAGGAGGTTACGAAGTGCCTTGAGGCGCTCGAGAACGCTATAAGCCTCTCCGGGACGCTCGTGGCGCAGAGGGTTTGGTGGATTTTCTTCAGCCCGGAGAACTACAGCAAGTGGGTTTCGTACATTGTGAGGAAGTACGGGGTGACGCCGGAGCAAGCTGAGGAGGTTTTAAGCGGTATCGACGTGCTACCTGCTTCTAAGCGGAAGCCGGCGGACACCTACCTCACTCTAGCGAGAAGGAACATGACGAACACCGAGTTCCCCAACCACCAGCTCAACGTGCACAGAGAGTACGCTGAGGGCAGAGTTAGGCTCGAGGACTTCGCGGACGCTGTAAGCAGGGAGCACAGCCGCGACGCTGTGGACCTCCTCTCCACGATAGAGGACTTCAGGAAAGCTTACGAGCTCACTCCGGAGCTCGCCGCGATCCTAAAGGAGGCCGGTGTGAGCGGCGTCGAAGCGATGGGTACCGGTGGCCTGAGGCCGAGCGAGTGGGCGAGCTTCGGTCCGAGAGTCAAGACGATGCGCGGCTTCACCAACGCTTACAACGCATTCAGAGAGGCTTGCGTGAAAGTTGCTTTAGAGCTTAGAGCCGCACTGGCGAAGAGCTAG
- a CDS encoding ECF transporter S component, whose protein sequence is MSGGVAARKPLFSTTSIVAMGIGTALYAAFNVFFNLLQLPGTQLVALRPSVAIPMFFGYVFGPVVGFVSGFLGNVISDAISWGGFWWNWDVGNGLLGLIPGLAVYFVKGESKYSKQGLLICAVLAVVASIIGMGFAAFTDYIFGYGISTLEEAIYALFLPAAVTDAVNGAILTPMLVSAYASAARGRARRA, encoded by the coding sequence GTGAGCGGCGGAGTCGCTGCTCGGAAACCGCTATTTTCAACAACATCTATCGTCGCAATGGGCATCGGCACAGCTCTCTACGCCGCTTTCAACGTGTTCTTCAACCTTCTGCAGCTGCCCGGGACGCAGCTAGTAGCGCTTCGGCCGAGCGTAGCGATACCGATGTTCTTCGGCTACGTCTTCGGCCCGGTAGTCGGCTTCGTCTCGGGCTTCCTGGGGAACGTGATCAGCGACGCGATCAGCTGGGGAGGATTCTGGTGGAACTGGGATGTTGGCAACGGGCTACTAGGCCTCATCCCCGGGCTTGCCGTGTACTTCGTGAAAGGTGAGAGCAAGTACTCCAAGCAAGGCCTCCTCATCTGCGCAGTGCTGGCTGTCGTCGCCTCGATCATCGGCATGGGCTTTGCAGCCTTCACTGACTACATTTTCGGCTACGGTATCTCCACGCTAGAGGAGGCTATCTACGCCCTGTTCCTGCCCGCAGCCGTAACCGATGCTGTCAACGGCGCTATCTTGACTCCTATGCTAGTCTCGGCCTACGCGTCCGCGGCTAGAGGCAGGGCTAGGAGAGCCTAG
- a CDS encoding phosphoribosyltransferase family protein — protein MALRRQESLVLQLLCQGALRAVRKGLRRGALAESLARAGVAVSPVDLSRYTSGSHLPSPGRALEILEAIHRSGLASEAVKQRVSVDEMGVVNVRQLAYDVDILLLAASAAYLEFSGMVDTVLTAAVNGIPLATIVSWALSAQLAVARRERESASAKYFEAEVILSDPPSVSHLYLPAEQLKRGERVLIVDDLLRSGRTLRALAKIAASANAHLVGVLSILAAGEGWRMAVPEGVKTVVLYKVNSDKRGA, from the coding sequence GTGGCGTTGAGAAGGCAGGAAAGCCTCGTTTTGCAGCTGCTCTGCCAGGGGGCGCTCCGCGCCGTCAGGAAGGGGTTGAGGAGAGGGGCCCTTGCCGAGAGCTTAGCCAGGGCTGGCGTCGCGGTGAGCCCTGTAGACCTGAGCCGCTACACGTCGGGGTCGCACCTACCCAGCCCCGGCAGGGCATTGGAGATCCTGGAGGCTATTCACAGGTCGGGGCTGGCCAGCGAAGCTGTGAAGCAGAGAGTTTCGGTGGACGAGATGGGCGTCGTCAACGTGAGGCAGCTAGCCTACGACGTGGATATCCTCTTGCTGGCAGCTTCGGCCGCGTACCTCGAGTTCTCCGGCATGGTGGACACCGTGCTCACAGCCGCGGTGAACGGGATCCCGCTCGCGACTATTGTCTCGTGGGCGCTATCCGCTCAGCTCGCTGTCGCGAGGAGGGAGAGGGAGAGCGCGTCGGCAAAGTACTTTGAAGCTGAGGTGATCCTCAGCGATCCTCCCAGCGTTTCGCACTTGTACCTTCCCGCCGAGCAGCTGAAAAGAGGGGAGAGGGTTCTCATCGTGGATGATCTCCTCCGCAGCGGCAGGACTCTGAGAGCATTAGCGAAGATAGCGGCTAGCGCTAATGCTCACCTGGTCGGAGTACTCTCGATTCTGGCTGCCGGCGAGGGGTGGAGGATGGCGGTTCCCGAAGGAGTCAAGACCGTCGTTCTCTACAAGGTTAACAGCGATAAAAGAGGTGCGTAG
- a CDS encoding energy-coupling factor transporter transmembrane component T has protein sequence MSGGGLRRMPTLLEELSGVRLGASPYMSLHSVTRVTVPFLLSLSILFVRDVPSVLLVLLASALLLAAARIPLGVVRVYLLLLTSVTIFIAMAFMLFTRIPGQVLWKVEILKVQAERGVWEWAIVVTDASLERTAFYALRIVSMILTATLFISTVSDADILWGLRRLGLPAGFTVAAALFFRGVGFFFMDFAVVKEAMEARGVDFKRTSLAKRFILYVNALIPLLSLLITRSFEISSALETRGITPSTRMVRGYRLAPMRRRDYLALGLALVFVAGLAWWSACRL, from the coding sequence TTGAGCGGTGGTGGTCTTAGGAGAATGCCCACGCTGCTAGAGGAGCTGTCGGGGGTGAGGCTGGGGGCTAGCCCCTACATGAGCCTCCACAGCGTTACGAGGGTAACGGTTCCTTTTTTGCTCTCGTTATCGATCCTCTTCGTTAGGGATGTTCCCTCAGTCCTCCTCGTGCTGCTGGCATCTGCGCTCCTTCTCGCTGCTGCGCGGATCCCGCTAGGTGTCGTGCGTGTGTACCTGCTGCTCTTAACGAGCGTCACGATCTTCATCGCGATGGCTTTCATGCTCTTCACGAGGATCCCTGGGCAAGTCCTCTGGAAGGTCGAGATCCTCAAGGTGCAGGCGGAGAGAGGAGTGTGGGAGTGGGCCATCGTGGTTACTGACGCGTCGCTGGAGCGAACCGCGTTCTACGCTTTGAGGATAGTCTCCATGATCCTCACAGCAACGCTCTTCATCTCGACTGTGAGTGACGCTGACATACTCTGGGGCTTGAGGAGGCTGGGCTTGCCGGCCGGCTTCACAGTCGCCGCAGCGCTCTTCTTCCGGGGTGTAGGCTTCTTCTTCATGGACTTCGCGGTCGTGAAAGAAGCGATGGAGGCCAGGGGGGTCGACTTCAAGAGGACGAGCTTAGCCAAGAGGTTTATCCTCTACGTCAACGCGCTGATCCCGCTGCTCTCTCTCCTGATCACCAGAAGCTTCGAGATATCCAGCGCGCTCGAAACGAGAGGCATCACGCCCTCCACGAGGATGGTGCGGGGCTACCGGCTAGCCCCCATGAGGCGCAGAGACTACCTGGCCCTGGGCCTAGCGTTGGTGTTCGTCGCAGGGCTCGCGTGGTGGTCGGCATGCCGGCTGTAG
- a CDS encoding energy-coupling factor transporter transmembrane component T produces MASRVIRYVEGSSVVHALDPRAKLTLVFSLILSATLAYSVPLVLPLLLASLAFYLAAKLPWSKVKGTWKIVATIILFLSLLNYLFVAVLFHPPEAPSAVSSEIFVRVFTPILKLLTVALAAITLVYTTPPNLYAPALGQMGLSYKAAYVIQLGLRYFPEYIEEMRRTLEAQMARGYRPRGGGNFIARILNLAPLVVPVTVSASLSIYDVADAMELRGFGESGCHTWLRKLKMSARDKAVVAVSLALLAAYVALYVARPL; encoded by the coding sequence ATGGCGTCCAGGGTCATCCGGTACGTCGAGGGCAGCAGCGTCGTTCACGCGCTGGATCCACGCGCTAAGCTAACCCTGGTTTTTTCCCTTATCTTGAGCGCGACGCTCGCTTACAGCGTCCCCCTAGTGTTGCCCTTGCTGCTCGCATCTCTAGCCTTCTACCTGGCGGCGAAGCTCCCCTGGAGCAAGGTGAAAGGCACCTGGAAAATCGTTGCAACGATAATCCTCTTTCTCTCGCTGCTCAACTACCTCTTCGTAGCCGTCCTATTCCACCCCCCCGAGGCTCCTAGCGCTGTAAGCTCCGAGATCTTTGTCCGGGTGTTCACCCCGATCCTGAAGCTCCTCACCGTAGCTTTAGCAGCGATCACGCTCGTCTACACTACTCCACCCAACCTATACGCTCCCGCCCTAGGTCAGATGGGCCTCAGCTATAAGGCAGCCTACGTGATCCAGCTCGGGTTGAGGTACTTCCCCGAGTACATTGAGGAGATGAGGAGGACTCTCGAAGCGCAGATGGCTCGGGGCTACAGGCCCCGGGGAGGTGGGAACTTTATCGCGAGGATACTGAACCTTGCCCCCCTCGTGGTTCCGGTCACGGTTTCCGCCTCTCTATCGATATACGATGTCGCCGACGCGATGGAGCTCCGAGGGTTCGGCGAGAGCGGCTGCCACACCTGGCTGAGGAAGCTGAAGATGAGCGCTCGCGATAAAGCCGTGGTCGCTGTTTCGCTCGCCCTGCTAGCAGCGTACGTCGCGCTCTACGTTGCCAGGCCCCTCTAG
- a CDS encoding CTP synthase, producing MQTRYIFVTGGVVSGLGKGVVAASIGKILQMRGVRVDMIKADPYLNVDPGTLNPVEHGEVFVCEEVWEFEPAPGYKFSIAEIDQDFGTYERFLDVNMHPSNNITSGQVYLSVILKERVGGYLGRTIQVIPHITEEIKRRIRAVAQRSRPDVLIVEIGGTVGDIEAMPFLEAVRQFRLEEPPGHTLLVHVTLLPYLPRVGQVKTKPTQHSVKELQSMGLQPDIIIGRAESPLPRDVREKIALYCSVPPEAVFSDPDLDTVYQLPLVLDEQGLGDYIARKLGLSAQLQPEKMEEWKRIADSFLNAREEVLVAMPGKYTMIQDSYISINEALNHAGAYLGVRVKRVFIEAEDLEKESSSVRSLLDSADGILLTPGFGSRGVEGMIEAARYALESGKPFLGICFGAQLLFIAFMRYVVGLEEAHTTEVDPETPHPVVDLLPEQKAVALKGGTMRLGAHPVLLKPGTRLREAYGAELIYERFRHRYHINPSYIQLAESKGLVVSSTDPTGRIVNSIELKNSAWIVGVQFHPEYKSRPGKPSPVYREFIRHVLLSKKSRS from the coding sequence ATGCAGACTCGCTACATCTTCGTGACGGGGGGTGTTGTCAGCGGCCTCGGCAAGGGGGTTGTCGCAGCGTCCATAGGGAAGATCCTCCAGATGCGCGGCGTTAGAGTTGACATGATCAAGGCTGACCCCTACCTCAACGTGGATCCCGGGACTCTGAACCCTGTGGAGCACGGCGAGGTGTTTGTCTGCGAGGAAGTGTGGGAGTTCGAGCCCGCACCCGGCTACAAGTTCTCGATCGCGGAGATCGACCAGGACTTCGGGACCTACGAGCGCTTCCTCGACGTGAACATGCACCCCTCCAACAACATCACCTCGGGGCAAGTCTACCTCTCGGTGATCCTCAAGGAGAGGGTTGGCGGCTACCTGGGCAGAACGATCCAGGTGATCCCCCACATCACCGAGGAGATCAAGAGGAGGATCAGAGCCGTGGCTCAGAGGAGCAGGCCCGACGTTCTGATCGTGGAGATCGGGGGCACGGTGGGCGACATCGAGGCGATGCCTTTCCTCGAAGCGGTGAGGCAGTTCCGGCTGGAGGAGCCACCAGGGCACACGCTCCTGGTTCACGTGACGCTACTGCCCTACCTGCCTAGAGTGGGGCAGGTGAAGACGAAGCCGACTCAGCACAGCGTCAAGGAGCTGCAGAGCATGGGTCTCCAGCCGGACATCATCATAGGTAGAGCGGAGAGCCCGCTCCCGCGGGACGTGAGAGAGAAGATCGCGCTCTACTGCAGCGTCCCTCCCGAGGCGGTTTTCTCGGACCCCGACCTCGACACGGTCTACCAGCTACCCCTCGTGCTCGACGAGCAGGGGCTCGGCGACTACATAGCGAGAAAGCTGGGGCTCAGCGCCCAGCTGCAGCCAGAGAAGATGGAGGAGTGGAAGCGCATCGCGGACTCTTTCCTGAACGCTAGGGAGGAAGTTCTCGTGGCGATGCCAGGGAAGTACACGATGATCCAGGACAGCTACATCAGCATTAACGAGGCGCTTAACCACGCGGGCGCCTACCTGGGAGTTAGAGTCAAGAGGGTTTTCATCGAGGCGGAGGATCTGGAGAAGGAGTCTTCCAGCGTGCGCAGCCTCCTGGACTCCGCGGACGGTATACTTCTCACACCCGGCTTCGGCTCGAGGGGGGTGGAAGGCATGATCGAGGCGGCCAGGTACGCTCTAGAGTCCGGGAAGCCCTTCCTCGGGATCTGCTTCGGAGCCCAGCTCCTCTTCATCGCTTTCATGCGCTACGTAGTCGGCTTGGAGGAGGCTCACACGACCGAGGTGGATCCCGAGACGCCGCACCCCGTGGTGGACCTTCTACCCGAGCAGAAAGCAGTGGCGCTGAAGGGCGGCACCATGAGGCTCGGCGCCCACCCCGTTCTGCTAAAGCCCGGGACGAGGCTGCGCGAAGCGTACGGGGCCGAGCTCATCTACGAGAGGTTCCGGCACCGCTACCACATCAACCCGAGCTACATTCAGCTCGCCGAGAGCAAGGGGCTCGTAGTATCCTCGACGGACCCCACGGGGAGGATCGTGAACTCCATCGAGCTGAAAAACAGCGCCTGGATCGTCGGCGTCCAGTTCCACCCCGAGTACAAGAGCAGGCCGGGCAAGCCCTCACCCGTGTACCGCGAGTTCATCAGGCACGTACTGCTCTCGAAGAAGTCCCGCTCTTAA